Proteins encoded within one genomic window of Legionella sp. PC997:
- a CDS encoding malic enzyme-like NAD(P)-binding protein — protein MDNDVLKQCALDYHEFPTPGKLGVHITKSTDSQSDLSLAYTPGVAAPVIAIAENPEDAYRYTNKGNLVAVMTNGTAVLGLGDLGPLASKPVMEGKAVLFKRFAGIDVFDIEIDAHDSQAFISTAKRIAPTFGGINLEDLKAPECFEIEQALIEQLNIPVFHDDQHGTAIVVAAALLNALELQQKKLSDAKIVCIGAGAAGIASMRLLVAMGAHKENMLLLDTKGVIHSGRADLNAYKFAFARTTECRTLADALVDADVFIGVAKPNLLDADLLKLMAPKPVIFALSNPDPEIRPELAFQVRNDLVIATGRSDYPNQVNNVLCFPYIFRGALDVRAKCINQSMQIAAVEAIRQLVHEPVPQVVKDNYPGVTHWDFGPNYIIPKPIDPRLRERVPAAVAEAAIASGANQVSCNLE, from the coding sequence TTGGATAATGACGTTTTAAAGCAGTGCGCATTGGATTATCATGAGTTTCCAACTCCCGGAAAACTTGGTGTTCATATTACCAAATCAACTGACTCTCAGAGTGATTTGTCTCTAGCTTATACACCGGGTGTTGCTGCCCCGGTGATTGCAATAGCAGAAAACCCCGAAGATGCTTATCGTTACACTAATAAGGGAAATTTAGTTGCGGTAATGACTAATGGTACTGCGGTGCTGGGTTTGGGGGATCTTGGACCTCTTGCGAGTAAACCAGTTATGGAAGGTAAAGCTGTTTTATTTAAGCGTTTTGCAGGTATTGATGTATTTGACATCGAAATTGATGCTCATGATTCTCAAGCATTTATCTCCACAGCCAAACGTATTGCCCCCACTTTCGGAGGAATTAACCTAGAAGATCTTAAAGCTCCGGAATGTTTTGAGATTGAGCAGGCGTTAATTGAGCAATTGAATATTCCTGTATTTCATGATGACCAGCATGGTACTGCTATAGTGGTTGCCGCAGCTTTGCTAAATGCCCTTGAATTGCAGCAAAAAAAATTATCCGATGCCAAAATTGTATGTATTGGTGCAGGAGCTGCGGGAATTGCTTCGATGCGATTGCTTGTTGCAATGGGCGCCCATAAAGAGAATATGTTACTTTTGGATACTAAGGGAGTTATCCATTCAGGTCGTGCCGATCTAAATGCTTATAAATTTGCTTTTGCACGTACGACTGAATGCCGGACTCTAGCTGATGCACTGGTAGATGCAGATGTATTTATTGGAGTTGCCAAACCGAATTTGTTGGACGCAGATCTATTAAAATTGATGGCACCTAAGCCTGTTATTTTTGCTTTATCTAACCCTGACCCTGAAATCAGACCTGAATTAGCATTTCAAGTACGTAATGATTTGGTTATTGCTACTGGACGTAGTGACTATCCTAACCAAGTCAATAATGTGTTGTGTTTTCCCTATATTTTTCGTGGTGCGTTGGATGTACGTGCCAAGTGTATTAATCAATCGATGCAAATTGCGGCAGTTGAAGCTATCCGTCAACTGGTGCATGAGCCTGTTCCCCAGGTAGTGAAGGATAATTACCCAGGTGTTACGCATTGGGATTTTGGCCCTAACTACATCATTCCCAAGCCTATTGACCCTCGTTTAAGAGAACGAGTCCCTGCTGCTGTGGCTGAAGCTGCAATAGCAAGCGGCGCGAATCAAGTAAGTTGTAATTTAGAATAA
- the rpmE gene encoding 50S ribosomal protein L31 has product MKASIHPEYKKVKVICSCGEEFETRSTLCKDLNIEVCSQCHPFYTGKQKLVDTGGRVQKFRDRYSQRSTQAAKEETK; this is encoded by the coding sequence ATGAAGGCATCAATTCATCCAGAATATAAAAAAGTTAAAGTAATATGCAGTTGCGGTGAGGAATTTGAAACTCGTTCAACTTTATGTAAAGATTTGAACATTGAAGTATGCTCACAATGTCATCCCTTTTATACTGGTAAACAAAAATTAGTAGATACTGGTGGTCGTGTTCAGAAGTTCCGTGATCGTTATAGCCAGCGTTCTACTCAAGCTGCTAAAGAAGAAACGAAATAA
- a CDS encoding Dps family protein → MKKLELYKLETPNDLDIRDRRKIAEAVNPLLADTFALFVKTKNFHWHMTGPHYRDYHLLLDEQSEQIFAMIDVLAERVRKLGERTIHSIGEIKQLQTLRDTNETLSAEDMLQNLLEDNKGFLKNLRKVHEVCSKKNDFATTSILEVYIDETERRIWFLFETLQNK, encoded by the coding sequence ATGAAAAAACTGGAACTCTATAAGCTTGAAACACCAAATGACCTCGATATAAGGGATCGTCGCAAAATTGCTGAGGCGGTTAATCCTCTTTTGGCTGATACATTTGCCTTATTTGTTAAAACCAAAAATTTCCATTGGCATATGACAGGACCTCATTATCGGGATTATCATCTTTTATTAGATGAGCAAAGTGAACAAATTTTTGCGATGATTGATGTTTTAGCCGAACGGGTACGCAAATTAGGAGAACGGACAATTCACTCTATTGGAGAGATTAAACAATTACAAACGCTTCGAGATACCAATGAAACCCTTTCTGCAGAGGATATGCTGCAAAATCTACTGGAAGATAATAAAGGGTTCTTAAAAAATTTACGAAAAGTTCATGAGGTATGTAGCAAAAAAAATGATTTCGCTACAACGAGTATCTTGGAAGTTTATATTGATGAAACAGAACGACGAATTTGGTTTCTATTTGAAACCTTGCAAAATAAGTAA
- the xth gene encoding exodeoxyribonuclease III codes for MLKLASWNVNSLKIRLDQVLEWFDSSRVDVLALQETKLLDENFPITPFIEKGYHVVFSGQKTYNGVAVISRYPFSDVLMDIPDFIDPQRRILVVTIAGIRLINLYVPNGSELTSDKYQYKLNWLQKVTAFIQQQMSLFPNLAVVGDFNIAPEDRDVHDPAEWIGSVLVSPAEREAFMQLLQLGLHDSFRNFMQEEQIFSWWDYRAGAFRRNRGLRIDHILLSKTLNGLCRQAVIDKEPRKSERPSDHAPVWVELDLIVS; via the coding sequence GTGCTTAAATTAGCAAGCTGGAATGTGAATTCTTTGAAGATACGGTTGGATCAAGTTTTGGAATGGTTTGATTCTTCGCGTGTGGATGTTCTTGCGCTCCAAGAAACAAAATTGCTTGATGAGAATTTCCCTATAACCCCATTTATAGAAAAAGGCTATCATGTTGTATTTTCAGGACAGAAGACATACAACGGCGTTGCTGTAATAAGTCGGTATCCTTTTTCTGATGTTCTCATGGATATCCCTGATTTCATTGATCCACAACGACGTATTTTGGTGGTTACGATCGCAGGTATTCGCTTGATCAATTTGTATGTTCCTAATGGGTCTGAATTAACTTCAGATAAATATCAATACAAATTAAATTGGTTGCAAAAAGTTACTGCTTTTATTCAGCAGCAAATGAGTCTTTTCCCCAATTTAGCTGTAGTTGGAGATTTTAATATCGCTCCTGAAGATCGAGATGTCCATGATCCTGCTGAATGGATTGGATCTGTATTGGTTAGTCCTGCTGAACGAGAAGCCTTTATGCAATTATTACAACTTGGCTTACATGACAGTTTTAGAAATTTTATGCAGGAGGAACAAATATTCAGTTGGTGGGATTATCGTGCGGGGGCATTTAGACGTAACCGAGGCTTACGTATTGATCATATTTTATTGAGTAAAACACTTAATGGGTTATGTAGGCAAGCAGTGATTGATAAGGAGCCACGTAAATCAGAAAGGCCTTCCGATCACGCACCTGTATGGGTTGAGCTAGATCTTATTGTGAGTTAA
- a CDS encoding exodeoxyribonuclease III produces MKVISFNANGIRSAARNGFYEWLAMQDADFVCIQETKAQPEQLIPEELYYPRDYFCDYYSAQKKGYSGVAIYARHKPNRIVRGMGFDYCDNEGRYIQFDYPKFSIVSLYLPSGTSGEERQTVKYGFLEQFAEHLIRLKNEGRELIVCGDYNIAHKQIDLKNWRGNQKNSGFLPEERAWMDKLFGAMGFVDAFRVHNQQEEQYTWWSFRGRAWDKNVGWRIDYQVVTPGLTEHVVDSRIFREPRLSDHAPLLIEYKGDWCA; encoded by the coding sequence ATGAAAGTAATTAGTTTTAATGCCAATGGGATACGTTCAGCAGCGCGTAATGGATTTTATGAGTGGCTTGCGATGCAAGATGCTGATTTTGTTTGTATACAAGAAACGAAGGCACAGCCAGAACAATTAATTCCGGAGGAATTATATTATCCACGCGATTATTTCTGTGATTATTATTCAGCACAAAAGAAAGGGTATAGTGGAGTGGCAATTTATGCACGGCACAAACCGAATCGTATCGTAAGAGGTATGGGTTTTGATTATTGCGATAATGAAGGTCGCTACATTCAATTTGATTATCCAAAATTTAGTATTGTCTCGCTTTATTTACCTTCTGGAACTAGTGGTGAGGAGCGTCAAACGGTCAAGTATGGTTTTCTCGAACAATTTGCTGAGCATTTGATTCGATTAAAAAATGAGGGACGGGAGTTGATTGTGTGTGGTGATTATAATATTGCCCATAAACAAATCGATTTAAAAAACTGGCGAGGCAATCAGAAAAATTCTGGATTTTTACCTGAAGAACGGGCTTGGATGGATAAATTGTTTGGAGCCATGGGTTTTGTTGATGCATTTCGTGTGCATAATCAACAAGAAGAGCAATATACTTGGTGGTCTTTTAGAGGACGTGCATGGGACAAAAATGTTGGGTGGAGAATAGATTATCAAGTGGTTACTCCTGGGTTAACAGAACATGTAGTCGACAGTCGAATTTTTCGTGAACCCCGCTTATCAGATCACGCTCCTTTGTTAATTGAATATAAAGGAGATTGGTGTGCTTAA
- the wrbA gene encoding NAD(P)H:quinone oxidoreductase, which produces MSNPYVLVLYYSRTGSVAQLAQYLARGVERVGGIEARLRTVPPVSTTCEAVDKTIPDEGAPYVTLDDLRQCHGLALGSPTRFGNMAAPLKYFLDSTSSLWLAGDLVDKPACVFSSSASMHGGQETTLLSMMLPLLHQGMILLGVPYSESSLNDTVSGGTPYGATHVSGVANDRPLSQDEINLARHLGERLARAALKLCKNNEH; this is translated from the coding sequence ATGTCTAATCCTTATGTTTTAGTTTTATATTATTCGCGCACCGGTTCGGTAGCGCAATTAGCACAATATCTTGCGCGTGGTGTAGAACGTGTTGGGGGGATTGAAGCACGTTTAAGAACGGTTCCCCCTGTTTCTACTACCTGTGAAGCAGTTGATAAGACGATTCCAGATGAGGGGGCGCCTTATGTAACTTTAGATGATTTGCGTCAGTGTCATGGACTAGCTTTAGGTAGCCCGACCCGTTTTGGAAATATGGCTGCTCCTTTGAAATATTTTCTGGACAGTACTTCCTCTTTGTGGCTGGCAGGTGATTTAGTAGATAAACCAGCTTGCGTTTTCTCTTCTTCTGCAAGTATGCATGGAGGCCAGGAAACTACATTATTAAGTATGATGTTACCTTTATTGCATCAAGGGATGATTTTATTGGGCGTGCCTTATTCGGAGTCCTCTTTGAATGATACAGTGAGTGGTGGAACACCCTACGGTGCGACGCATGTTTCTGGCGTTGCAAATGATCGACCTCTGAGTCAGGATGAAATTAATCTAGCCCGCCATTTAGGTGAACGTTTGGCACGAGCTGCTCTTAAATTGTGCAAAAATAATGAGCATTAA
- a CDS encoding DUF5617 domain-containing protein has protein sequence MSHQPSSIATIRSEDLELEEGTDDSSENDESHSSCIGVRAYSFFNSHKFPLDSKAYTNIWDKSKGNSNHRRIKALLIDYTKENCLFGSFIGRMIAGYWNRHHVRAVSKIIANMAVNNYYDSADDIVSDLKTLKPRKGGALYQLIKFIEMKLEAQLKYDFKF, from the coding sequence ATGTCACATCAACCGAGTTCTATTGCTACAATAAGAAGTGAAGATCTTGAGTTAGAAGAAGGCACCGATGATTCTTCCGAAAATGATGAATCTCATTCTTCCTGTATTGGTGTAAGAGCATATTCATTTTTTAATTCTCACAAATTTCCTTTAGATTCCAAGGCTTATACCAATATTTGGGATAAAAGTAAGGGAAATTCAAATCATAGAAGAATCAAAGCATTGCTTATCGATTATACTAAAGAAAATTGTTTATTCGGTTCCTTCATTGGACGTATGATTGCAGGATATTGGAATAGACATCACGTTCGTGCAGTAAGTAAAATAATCGCGAATATGGCAGTTAATAATTATTATGATTCAGCTGATGATATTGTCTCTGATTTGAAAACCTTAAAACCTAGAAAAGGAGGAGCTTTGTATCAGCTAATAAAGTTTATTGAAATGAAATTGGAAGCGCAATTAAAGTATGATTTTAAATTTTAA
- the hslU gene encoding ATP-dependent protease ATPase subunit HslU produces the protein MATNNSKMTPREVIREVMTPREIVQELDKYIIGQDDAKRAVAIALRNRWRRMNIKDTALRNEIMPKNILMIGPTGVGKTEIARRLAKLARAPFIKVEATKFTEVGYVGRDVDSILRDLADIAVKQEREFAMKKVEHLAEDAAEERILDVLLPPARGSLTPSEKDSTARQVFRKQLREGILNENEIEIEISATPIGIEIMAPPGMEEMTSQLQSMFQQVGTHRTKTRKMTIGKAMQILREEEAAKLINEDDIKTHAIENVEQNGIVFIDELDKVARRTENAGGGDVSREGVQRDLLPLVEGTSVTTKYGMIRSDHILFIASGAFHVAKPSDLIAELQGRLPIRVELSALSVEDFVRILTEPTASLTLQYSALMATEGLTLTFDESGIRRIAEVAWQVNERTENIGARRLYTVMERLLEVVSFEATDKAGESVHVDKAYVEKNLGQLVADDDLARYIL, from the coding sequence ATGGCGACAAATAACAGCAAGATGACTCCTCGTGAGGTTATTCGAGAAGTGATGACTCCTCGTGAAATTGTCCAGGAATTGGATAAATATATTATTGGCCAGGATGATGCGAAAAGGGCAGTAGCAATTGCATTACGTAATCGTTGGCGACGTATGAATATTAAAGATACCGCTTTGCGCAATGAAATCATGCCTAAAAATATTCTTATGATTGGGCCCACTGGTGTGGGTAAAACGGAAATTGCTCGACGTTTAGCTAAATTAGCACGTGCTCCTTTCATCAAAGTCGAAGCAACAAAATTTACCGAGGTGGGGTATGTTGGACGCGATGTAGATTCTATTTTGCGTGATTTGGCAGATATCGCGGTAAAACAAGAGCGTGAATTTGCGATGAAAAAAGTAGAGCACTTGGCTGAAGATGCGGCTGAAGAGCGTATTCTGGATGTATTGCTTCCGCCCGCCCGCGGCAGTTTAACACCTAGTGAAAAAGACAGTACAGCCAGACAAGTCTTTCGTAAGCAATTGCGTGAAGGGATTCTTAATGAGAATGAAATTGAAATAGAAATTTCAGCAACACCTATTGGCATTGAAATTATGGCTCCTCCAGGCATGGAAGAAATGACAAGCCAATTACAATCCATGTTTCAACAAGTGGGCACTCACCGTACAAAAACACGTAAAATGACTATAGGTAAGGCGATGCAGATTTTACGTGAAGAAGAGGCGGCTAAGCTCATTAATGAGGATGATATTAAGACTCATGCCATAGAAAATGTGGAACAAAATGGGATTGTCTTTATCGATGAGTTGGATAAAGTAGCACGACGAACTGAGAATGCAGGGGGCGGGGATGTTTCTCGTGAAGGCGTACAAAGAGATTTATTACCCTTAGTTGAAGGAACTTCGGTGACCACAAAATACGGTATGATTCGTTCGGATCATATTTTATTTATTGCATCTGGGGCATTCCATGTTGCTAAGCCGTCTGATTTGATTGCTGAATTACAAGGAAGATTGCCTATCCGAGTTGAATTATCTGCCCTTTCTGTTGAAGATTTCGTGCGTATTCTCACAGAACCTACTGCATCACTAACACTGCAATACAGTGCTTTAATGGCTACTGAAGGATTGACACTAACTTTTGATGAGTCAGGAATTAGAAGGATTGCCGAAGTAGCTTGGCAAGTAAACGAGCGTACAGAAAATATTGGCGCGCGTAGGCTCTATACCGTGATGGAACGGTTATTAGAAGTCGTTTCGTTTGAAGCTACAGATAAAGCAGGTGAATCTGTTCATGTGGATAAAGCATATGTTGAAAAAAATCTCGGACAGCTGGTAGCCGACGATGATTTAGCCCGTTATATTCTATAA